From the Cryptosporidium parvum Iowa II chromosome 2, whole genome shotgun sequence genome, one window contains:
- a CDS encoding BBOX Zn finger domain containing protein: protein MPQKTLVTHISHQDLDTVQRGTEEWNLLEHYLQVCCRSSRSLIQQIWHVNIGSISTSFDRRTQDKLVLYCWVDTNELDQNNSIQDVSRRGFKIPSSGMKFTSGNIRLPGVPQASHNGGTSVNSRDLQQANNTRSNSMFESDYTPATRRLFEFFLCKVGVGCSVVKNDESEADGDRFPIPPEYDTVFLRNKQINPPSMINSKVAMDSELKANEFNLSSALALSAGVLPQHTFKHEYIIYDSFQVVPEYLIQFEYDSSSPELFAVPWCDECQDSPAILWCQADTARLCDSCDERTHRHNKLVTRHIRIPINQMPRNSGNCPVHTMDSLEEFCTLCHVPMCRLCRPSHTHADEKTPSMIMPISRAYRAQLERHNKPHPCLNSRKMELLEKLESQQLIFNDVRANMFEVEQRIYSILESSITQLQIATESKMNKILCEQLILNQLLQQVEWSEGFLQYLQSILPPADFLFAWLKHCHYREEVFQLCDILTSNEQFFPDSRLVGRVDILSESALKHNKHHKHAKSDLFT, encoded by the coding sequence ATGCCACAAAAAACATTGGTAACTCATATTTCTCACCAAGATTTGGACACAGTTCAAAGAGGAACAGAAGAATGGAATCTTTTGGAGCATTATCTTCAGGTTTGCTGTAGATCATCTAGATCTCTAATTCAGCAGATATGGCATGTTAATATAGGTAGTATTTCAACATCATTTGATAGAAGGACTCAAGACAAGTTGGTATTGTATTGTTGGGTAGATACAAATGAACTTGATCagaataattcaattcaaGATGTATCTAGAAGGGGGTTCAAAATTCCATCCAGTGGGATGAAGTTTACTTCAGGTAATATTAGACTTCCAGGAGTTCCTCAAGCCTCACATAATGGAGGAACTTCAGTGAATAGTAGGGATTTGCAACAAGCAAATAACACTAGATCTAATAGTATGTTTGAATCTGATTATACTCCAGCAACAAGAAGGTTATTTGAGTTTTTCCTATGCAAAGTTGGCGTAGGATGCTCAGTTGTAAAAAATGATGAGAGTGAAGCAGATGGTGATAGATTTCCGATACCCCCAGAATATGATACGGtttttttgagaaataaacaaattaatcCTCCTTCTATgataaattcaaaagtaGCAATGGATAGTGAATTAAAAgcaaatgaatttaatttatcatcAGCATTAGCATTATCAGCAGGTGTATTACCTCAACATACATTTAAAcatgaatatattatatatgaTAGCTTTCAAGTAGTACcagaatatttaatacaatttgAATATGATTCTTCATCACCAGAACTATTTGCTGTTCCTTGGTGTGATGAATGTCAGGATTCACCAGCAATATTATGGTGTCAAGCTGATACTGCAAGATTATGTGATTCATGTGATGAAAGAACTCATAGACATAATAAATTAGTAACAAGACATATAAGAATCCCAATAAATCAAATGCCAAGAAATTCGGGAAATTGTCCAGTTCATACAATGGATAGTTTAGAAGAGTTTTGTACATTATGTCATGTACCGATGTGCAGACTATGTAGGCCATCACATACACATGCAGATGAAAAGACTCCTTCTATGATTATGCCGATTAGCAGAGCATATAGGGCTCAGTTAGAGAGGCATAATAAACCGCATCCATGtttaaattcaagaaagatggaattattagaaaagcTTGAATCTCAGcaattaattttcaatGATGTTCGAGCTAATATGTTTGAAGTAGAACAAAGAATTTACTCAATTTTAGAAAGCTCAATTACACAGTTACAAATTGCTACAGAatcaaaaatgaataaaattttgtGTGAACAACTTATTTTAAATCAGTTATTGCAACAAGTTGAATGGTCCGAGGgatttcttcaatatttacaatCAATTCTCCCGCCTGCagattttttatttgcatGGCTTAAACATTGCCATTACAGAGAAGAAGTTTTTCAACTTTGTGATATTTTAACTAGTAATGAACAATTTTTCCCTGATTCAAGACTTGTTGGAAGAGTTGATATTCTTTCAGAATCTGCTCTTAAACACAATAAACATCATAAACACGCAAAGAGTGACTTATTTACTTAA
- a CDS encoding ABC transporter with 2x AAA and 11+ transmembrane domains — MQGGSNEDVQKLNPKDHDSIYKPKRWFHAFSPRYLSFGFISPYMKLKDKELMKEEDLPEIPSKDDPFILGRHLEQALRREERDAILGEREPSLMRALLRAYYPFILICIFSLTIIDVIRFSVGFIIKSIVADLQKPMPLNDASKVNSVINFLLVFFIMLFSSISIPHIVFFQYRYIFRIYSSLATNILWRGLKKSGGLLVRKSIDKNGLIPPTVMDMNLIEKMNKDHNNSKKFFKLSALSFFKKKSSSSSKEIEMKDSLKKEFSISNYNGGESFSNLKDYQSHAIRLNYINIYNVMMGDLFPCSILLGNLISLILFPLRVILASYAITIILKSSLHNGENHLDWIINVSLISCITTLTLFISISAIFQIKSGFLRKPLFFAKDCRLDELRYILSNIRTIKLLNWESFVYKNLVELRTYEMYWRGKRLWLSGFSEIFSFCSSYFSQAILFTSLGLLFKKYYGQFSIPATATVPIIFSLNTLFTSVSMLPDELGYVVQGFVSLARIQTFLFSRIYDYPILKDREFVSNQNNKNICCGIINKGKNMINQEDINIIEKQVIEETFQKVALWYINATFARQIYDDPVYRYLHQLGYLRSCGGMDLVYKQIYNHKNKQENCILNFDEINSDEDKSQLVNMTTLTEIASFKKKFSFDKQNIEKILKYFETSHENNSLGNWESFDYNINSESDFIMLGKLNPCLIDLNIKVNYGEICFIIGDHGSGKTTFIEAILGDLFRIRGDTYLGTEINQNDKISRNVEIINSNPWIPFGTFKDVILAGREYNTEIMECVIQVCQLITDLKMWQLGYNHLIEEYGNNLSNGQRARVSLARSIYQNYININGNHNEINQRKKRIICMDSIFEHMDPNVTMGILNSLFSLKMHMENHNISKYDKYVLDMIIPSRRQEDCAVIITLNEPTLSYIMRKDSFQTDFKLRFFRISEMTIKEMTYDQVLDEIVLKSDANFDFVQESNDYLVQSSQQDQDQVQAQGQAQGQAQGQAQGQDQKQSQNQNNQLNDNRTSENHNQQEDYAGNEENDQDLEIIRLASKENNDSKTSCSNSRRNSLSTPIISFGENGLLRAMEIEISKLLSKSENSEDSNDNDDNGTNNNGKDVKNHLMNDPNSFDENFLELSGHVKLESYSWYLFGFFGKKNIILLIILFILLSLLICSIDTIVILWSGTDLDMRREMMLKRQFDYEAISNLGFKYMMVFVGITIIACIIKITATYIEINSILRSAIILHNRILFEMIISPLTFFDSQDSQSLVNIFSMDLGIIDGELNLGIILKFFSAMASQGYIIWSSPICILIYPILIWYYFKYIFKPTRIQTRESYRFLLNTYGPLCNKTECNIRGSSTIRNMGFSEYYKKDTSNVLYILQKTFYYSYAIGIWRLIRTLFCGILLMFVLFICPTISRILNFELPLWITRFAHSFQSGLLSSFLVLSLTIIIAFPNTITSLITDFIDLEKNMCSVQRFQILEKQINHSIFIDKNKSQSSIETFSEINIPNNELLKNDNSNNNNNNNNNNKQLLLDSISDTCMNLLIKKKHGLLINNIVMSYYNNSNVIFDHLYMSILPGEHIGLIGRTGSGKSSLFQCILGNYKLDSGFISLDGINIELKNNNNNLDFNLTNNSKISNLVKNIPKQMYGHTIFEDCIKEMYKSNVGRNQFIGYIPQNSIFIKNWRVRDYIDPFQEFSDDDIWKAVKDLSFEPLFKGLPNGLESIVYSDNYSDNINKMMNNNNNNNNNNNNTSNHHNKIQNKRNSNMQLNSKNLDHINHKYLFSLSQLRLISLLRVYLNSSKYKIILVDEPPIIHNKEKNKVKDLKKSQNNILNIRIHQDKIKGSGNRRQINIKFNNSFDYEIDNNENKDDGDDDNNKIPSISYLINKYFRHCIVIIIAHHMESIEFCDKVYIMGKGKIEKMIDLKEKINYDNLQNIFKLIHS, encoded by the coding sequence ATGCAGGGGGGTTCAAACGAAGATgtacaaaaattaaatccCAAAGATCATGATTCAATATATAAGCCAAAAAGATGGTTTCATGCTTTTTCTCCTAGATATTTAAGTTTTGGTTTTATTTCCCCATATATGAAACTGAaagataaagaattaatgaaaGAGGAGGATCTACCAGAAATACCTTCAAAGGATGATCCATTTATATTGGGGAGACATTTAGAACAAGCATTGAGAAGAGAGGAAAGAGATGCGATTCTGGGTGAAAGAGAGCCAAGTTTAATGAGGGCTTTATTGAGAGCATATTAtccatttattttaatatgcattttttcattaacaataatagaTGTGATTCGTTTTTCAGttggatttattattaaaagcaTTGTGGCAGATTTACAAAAGCCTATGCCACTTAATGATGCTAGCAAGGTGAATTCagttattaatttcttattggttttttttataatgcTGTTTTCATCTATATCAATACCGCATatagttttttttcaatacaggtatatttttagaatatattcaagtttagcaacaaatatattatgGAGAGGTTTGAAAAAGTCTGGAGGTCTGTTGGTTCGAAAAAGTATTGACAAGAATGGTTTAATACCTCCAACAGTAATGGAtatgaatttaattgaaaagatGAATAAAGatcataataattcaaagaaattttttaaattatcagcattaagtttttttaagaaaaaatcatcatcatcatctaaagaaattgaaatgaAAGATTCACTTAAGAAAGAATTCagtatttcaaattataatGGAGGTGAAAGTTTTAGTAACTTAAAAGATTACCAAAGTCATGCAATCAGATTAAactatattaatatatacaATGTAATGATGGGAGATTTATTTCCATGTTCTATTCTATTGGGAAATTTAATCAgcttaatattatttcctCTTAGAGTAATACTAGCCAGTTATGCAATCAccattatattaaaatcatcATTACATAATGGAGAAAATCATTTGGATTGGATAATCAATgtatcattaatatcatGTATTACAACTTTGactttatttatatcaATCAGTgcaatatttcaaataaaaagtgGATTTTTAAGAAAACCATTATTTTTTGCAAAAGATTGCCGATTAGACGAGTTACGATATATACtatcaaatattagaaCAATTAAGCTCTTAAATTGGGAAAGCTTTGTTTACAAGAATTTAGTCGAATTAAGAACATATGAAATGTATTGGAGAGGAAAAAGATTATGGCTATCAGgtttttcagaaatatttaGTTTTTGTTCAAGTTATTTTTCTCAAGCCATATTATTTACATCTCttggattattatttaaaaaatactATGGACAATTTTCTATTCCAGCTACAGCAACTGTAcctataattttttctttaaatacaTTATTTACTTCAGTAAGTATGCTTCCAGATGAACTTGGATATGTTGTACAAGGCTTTGTAAGTTTAGCTAGAATACAAACATTCTTATTTTCCAGAATTTATGATTATCCTATCTTAAAAGATAGAGAATTTGTTTCTAAccaaaataacaaaaatatctGTTGTGGCATCATTAATAAGGGTAAAAATATGATTAATCaagaagatattaatataattgaaaaacAAGTTATTGAGGAAACATTTCAAAAAGTTGCCTTGTGGTATATTAATGCAACTTTTGCTAGACAAATATATGATGATCCTGTATATAGATATCTTCATCAATTAGGCTATTTGAGATCATGTGGAGGAATGGATCTTGTATATAAGCAAATTTATAATcataaaaataaacaagaaaattgtattttaaattttgatgaaattaattctgaTGAAGATAAGTCACAATTGGTAAATATGACAACATTAACAGAAATAGcatcatttaaaaagaaattttcttttgataaacaaaatattgaaaaaattctCAAGTATTTTGAGACTTCTCACGAGAATAATTCATTAGGGAATTGGGAATCTTTCGATTATAATATCAATTCTGAGTCTGATTTTATTATGTTGGGAAAATTAAATCCCTGTCTAATTGatctaaatattaaagttaattaTGGTGAAATTTGCTTTATTATTGGTGATCATGGATCTGGTAAAACAACATTTATTGAAGCTATTCTTGGCGATTTATTTAGAATTCGAGGTGATACTTATTTGGGTAcagaaattaatcaaaatgataaaatttcaagaaatgttgaaattattaattctaatcCATGGATACCTTTTGGTACTTTTAAAGATGTAATATTAGCAGGAAGAGAATATAATACAGAAATCATGGAATGCGTAATTCAAGTTTGTCAGTTAATAACAGATTTGAAAATGTGGCAATTAGGTTATaatcatttaattgaagaatatGGCAATAATTTGAGCAATGGTCAAAGAGCAAGAGTATCTTTAGCAAGATCTATTTATcagaattatattaatattaatggtaatcataatgaaattaatcaaagaaagaaaagaattatatGTATGgattcaatttttgaaCATATGGATCCAAACGTGACTATGGGTATAttgaattctttattttctttaaagatGCATATGGAAAACcataatattagtaaataTGATAAATATGTCTTAGATATGATTATACCATCCAGAAGGCAAGAAGATTGTGCAGTTATTATAACTTTGAATGAGCCAACTCTTTCTTATATTATGAGAAAAGATAGTTTTCAGACtgattttaaattaagGTTCTTTAGGATCAGTGAAATGACAATTAAGGAGATGACATATGATCAAGTTCTTGATGAAATTGTCTTAAAATCGGATGCTAACTTTGATTTTGTTCAAGAATCTAATGATTATTTAGTTCAATCTAGCCAACAAGATCAGGATCAAGTTCAAGCTCAAGGTCAGGCTCAAGGTCAAGCTCAAGGTCAAGCTCAAGGTCAAGACCAAAAACAAAGTCAAAACCAAAATAACCAATTAAATGACAATAGAACAAGTGAAAATCATAATCAACAAGAAGATTATGCGGGAAATGAAGAGAATGATCAAGATCTTGAAATCATAAGATTGGCTTCCAAAGAGAATAATGATAGCAAAACCTCCTGCTCAAATTCTAGAAGGAATTCTTTAAGTACtccaataatttcttttggaGAAAATGGATTACTTAGAGCAAtggaaattgaaattagtaaattattatcaaaatccGAAAATTCCGAAGATTCAAATGACAATGATGATAATGGTACTAACAATAATGGAAAAGACGTCAAAAATCATTTGATGAATGATCCAAATTCATTTGACGAAaattttttggaattatcAGGACATGTTAAACTTGAAAGTTATTCATGGTatttatttggattttttggaaagaaaaatattattcttttaattattttattcattttattatcattattaatttgttcaatTGATACAATAGTTATACTTTGGAGTGGAACTGACTTAGATATGAGAAGAGAAATGATGTTAAAAAGACAATTTGATTATGAAGCTATTTCAAATCTTGGATTCAAGTATATGATGGTATTTGTTGGTATTACAATTATTGcttgtattattaaaattactGCAActtatattgaaattaactCAATTTTAAGATCTGCAATCATTCTACATAatagaatattatttgaaatgatTATTTCTCCATTAACATTTTTTGATTCTCAAGATTCACAATCATTGGTTAATATATTCTCAATGGATCTTGGTATTATTGATGGTGAATTAAATCttggaataatattaaaattcttCTCAGCTATGGCATCTCAAGgttatattatttggtCTAGTCCTATTtgtatattaatatatccaATTTTAATATGGTATTACTTTaagtatatatttaaacCAACCAGAATTCAAACCAGAGAAAGTTATAGATTCTTATTAAATACATATGGTCCTTTATGTAATAAGACTGAATGTAATATAAGAGGATCTTCTACTATTAGAAATATGGGATTTTCtgaatattataaaaaagataCAAGTAAtgtattatatatattacaaaaaaCTTTCTACTATAGCTATGCTATAGGAATATGGAGATTAATTCGTACTTTATTTTGTGgcatattattaatgtttGTGTTATTTATATGTCCAACTATTTCCAGAATACTTAATTTTGAGCTTCCATTATGGATTACAAGATTTGCACATAGTTTTCAATCAGGTTTACTTTCAAGTTTTTTGGTATTATCattaacaattattattgctttTCCTAATACAATTACATCTTTAATTACtgattttattgatttgGAGAAGAATATGTGTTCTGTACAAAGATTTCAAATACTTGAGAAGCAGATTAAtcattcaatatttattgataaaaataagagTCAATCATCAATTGAAACTTTTAGTGAGATTAATATaccaaataatgaattattgaaaaatgataattcaaataataataataataataataataataataagcaATTATTACTGGATTCTATTTCAGATACTTGTATGAATTTACTAATCAAGAAGAAACATGgattattaattaacaATATTGTAATGTCTTATTATAACAATTCAAATGTGATCTTTGATCATTTATATATGTCAATTCTTCCAGGAGAACATATTGGTTTAATAGGAAGAACAGGATCTGGaaaatcatcattatttcAATGTATATTGggtaattataaattagaTAGTggttttatttctttagatgggattaatattgaattaaagaataataataataatttagattTCAATTTAActaataatagtaaaataAGTAATTTAGTAAAGAATATTCCAAAGCAAATGTATGGTCATACTATATTTGAAGATTGTATTAAAGAGATGTATAAGAGTAACGTTGGAAGAAATCAATTTATAGGTTATATACCTCAGAATagtatatttattaagaaTTGGAGGGTAAGAGATTATATTGATCcatttcaagaattttctgatgatgatatttGGAAAGCTGTTAAAGATTTAAGTTTTGAACCATTATTTAAAGGTTTACCTAATGGATTGGAATCGATAGTATATTCTGATAATTAttctgataatattaataagatgatgaataacaataataataataataataataataacaatacaAGTAATCATCATAATAAGATTCAGAATAAGAGAAATAGTAATATGCAATTAAATAGTAAGAATTTGGATCATATTAAtcacaaatatttattttcattatctcAATTACgtttaatttcattattaagagtatatttaaattcttctaaATATAAGATTATCTTGGTTGATGAACCACCAATTATTCATAATAAAGAGAAGAATAAGGTTaaagatttgaaaaaatctcaaaataatatattgaatattagAATTCATCAAGATAAAATCAAGGGTAGTGGAAATAGACGTcagattaatattaagtttAATAACAGTTTTGATtatgaaattgataataatgaaaataaagatgatggtgatgatgataataataagattCCATCAATatcttatttaataaataaatatttcagaCATTgtatagtaataataatagctCATCATATGGAATCAATAGAATTTTGTGATAAAGTTTATATTATGGGTAAAGGAAAGATAGAGAAAATGATtgatttgaaagaaaagattaatTATGATAATTTAcagaatatatttaaattgaTACACAGCTAA
- a CDS encoding Ser/Thr protein kinase, with amino-acid sequence KHKTRQKLHYNSYNKISTNTMRKTKQSNQNQNIPENQYIPINNYKVIKILGKGAYGTVYQAIKKDNQSDTEMALNINENSSQNSQDKYKTKIKTKTTKNYYNNKKYYAIKAFDKDLSKKGIHPSILREIGILKELSNHHYFNQLFIQLEDVILENDRIFAIYEYGGISLLTFIEEKCSHYNYKNNQTHPHPHPILNLQFGINIFFQIINSIQFLHNLGIVHRDLKPENILINEDNLQIKIADFGLARSIRNHSYTNFTNDVVTIYYKSPELIIYSNMDNFNNKNHFIPEISLPFSIDSWSIGVIALELFIIICNQYNNSQNQNYSIYNTRNHLKNQKNDSIIWSPFFFEGNELSVLDSIQKILHPSQKINNLKNLLLPLFQSYPQIFYLISELLELDPNKRCSCIQAFQILENFKSNN; translated from the coding sequence AAACACAAAACAAGGCAAAAACTGCATTACAATAGTTACAATAAAATATCAACTAATACCATGagaaaaacaaaacaaTCCAATCAAAACCAAAATATACCtgaaaatcaatatattccCATTAATAACtataaagttattaaaatacTTGGAAAAGGTGCCTACGGAACTGTATATCAagctattaaaaaagataatcAAAGTGATACAGAAATGgctttaaatattaatgaaaattcttctcaaaattctcaagataaatataaaacaaaaataaaaacaaaaacaacaaaaaactattataataataaaaagtacTATGCTATTAAAGCTTTTGATAAAGATTTATCTAAAAAAGGTATTCATCCAAGTATACTTAGAGAAATTGGTATTCTTAAAGAATTATCtaatcatcattattttaatCAATTATTCATTCAATTAGAAGATGTTATACTTGAAAATGATCGTATATTTGCTATTTATGAATATGGTGgtatatcattattaacttttattgaagaaaaatgttcacattataattataaaaataatcaaactCATCCTCACCCTCACccaatattaaatctaCAATTTggtattaatatattttttcaaattattaattctataCAATTCTTACATAATCTTGGAATTGTACATCGTGATCTTAAACCTGAAAATATACttattaatgaagataatCTACAAATCAAAATTGCTGATTTTGGACTTGCTAGATCTATTCGAAATCATTCATATACTAATTTTACAAATGATGTTGttactatttattataaatcaCCAGaacttattatttattcaaatatggataattttaataataaaaatcattttattCCAGAAATCTCTCTTCCTTTTTCAATTGATTCTTGGAGTATTGGAGTTATTGctcttgaattatttattattatatgtaatcaatataataattctcaaaatcaaaattattcaatatataatacaagaaatcatcttaaaaatcaaaaaaatgattcaattatttggtcacctttcttttttgaagGTAATGAACTTTCTGTATTAGATTCTATTCAGAAAATTCTTCATCCAAgtcaaaaaattaataatctcAAAAACTTGCTCTTACCATTATTTCAATCTTATccacaaatattttatcttATTTCAGAATTACTTGAATTGGATCCTAATAAAAGATGTTCCTGTATTCAAGCTTTTCAAATACTTGAAAATTTTAAGTCAAATAATTAA